One Sphaerisporangium krabiense DNA segment encodes these proteins:
- a CDS encoding alpha/beta fold hydrolase, which yields MFAEFESRTVDTGQARIAARIGGSGPPLLLLHGFPQTHAMWHAVAPALAAHFTVVAADLRGYGDSGKPAAAKDHSTYAKREMARDQVALMERLGFPRFHLAGHDRGGRCAYRLALDHPGRVDRLAVLDIVPTLDALGHVDADAARRLWRWFLMAQPSPLPETLIAADPEAFFFGPHAGLFAPEALAEYRRCARDPRAVHAMCEDYRAMFGPDREHDAADRASGRRIVSPVLALWGEASHVERAHDVLATWRRWADDVRGQALACGHFLAEEAPEETADLLRAFFTAEWASPRGDRGAPV from the coding sequence TTGTTCGCGGAATTCGAATCCCGCACGGTGGACACCGGCCAGGCGCGGATCGCGGCCAGGATCGGCGGCTCCGGCCCGCCCCTGCTGCTGCTGCACGGATTTCCCCAGACGCACGCGATGTGGCACGCCGTCGCCCCGGCGCTGGCGGCGCACTTCACCGTCGTGGCGGCCGATCTGCGCGGATATGGCGACAGCGGAAAGCCGGCCGCGGCGAAAGACCACTCCACCTACGCCAAGCGCGAGATGGCGCGCGATCAGGTCGCGCTTATGGAGCGGCTCGGTTTCCCGCGGTTCCACCTCGCCGGCCACGACCGGGGCGGGCGCTGCGCCTACCGGCTGGCCCTCGACCACCCCGGCCGGGTGGACCGTCTCGCCGTGCTGGACATCGTCCCCACCCTCGACGCGCTCGGCCACGTCGACGCCGACGCGGCCAGGCGGCTGTGGCGGTGGTTCCTCATGGCGCAGCCGAGCCCGCTCCCCGAGACCCTGATCGCGGCCGACCCCGAGGCGTTCTTCTTCGGCCCGCACGCGGGCCTCTTCGCCCCGGAGGCGCTGGCCGAGTACCGCCGCTGCGCGCGCGACCCGCGGGCCGTCCACGCCATGTGCGAGGACTACCGGGCGATGTTCGGCCCCGACCGCGAGCACGACGCCGCCGACCGCGCCTCCGGCAGGCGGATCGTCTCCCCCGTCCTCGCCCTGTGGGGCGAGGCGTCGCACGTGGAACGGGCGCACGACGTGCTCGCGACCTGGCGGCGCTGGGCGGACGACGTGCGAGGTCAGGCCCTGGCGTGCGGCCACTTCCTGGCGGAGGAGGCGCCGGAGGAGACGGCGGACCTGCTGCGCGCGTTCTTCACGGCGGAGTGGGCATCGCCGCGAGGTGATCGCGGCGCCCCGGTCTGA
- a CDS encoding LLM class flavin-dependent oxidoreductase, whose protein sequence is MADGRVRWGVTLPLPGGTMRDNAPVIARLPELGYDDVWTGEGGGDMDALTPLAMAAAWQPALRVGTGVVPVQTRGPGVLAQSALSLAQVAEGGVLLGVGASVPAHVTGVNGLPYDASPLTRVRETVRVLKRALPGDRAKVIVGALRPKMLRLAYEEADGAILNLLTAADLPKVIEAGGGPRADRETVVKVFVCPTADAGYARRAGRRFLGWILNQRPYAALYDWLGHGDRLRASREHYARGDFAGAERALPEELVDLLWLHGDPESCRKQIAEFVRPQVTTVLLYVAQGPELAARPGRLPDLLAELLPRDT, encoded by the coding sequence GTGGCTGACGGAAGGGTGCGCTGGGGGGTCACGCTGCCGCTGCCCGGGGGGACGATGCGCGACAACGCGCCGGTCATCGCGCGGCTGCCCGAACTCGGGTACGACGACGTGTGGACCGGCGAGGGTGGCGGGGACATGGACGCGCTGACCCCGCTGGCCATGGCCGCGGCGTGGCAGCCCGCGCTGCGGGTCGGCACCGGCGTGGTCCCGGTGCAGACCCGGGGGCCGGGGGTGCTCGCGCAGTCGGCGCTGTCGCTGGCGCAGGTGGCGGAGGGCGGGGTGCTGCTCGGCGTGGGCGCCTCGGTGCCGGCCCACGTGACCGGCGTCAACGGCCTGCCGTACGACGCGAGCCCGCTGACCCGGGTGCGTGAGACGGTGCGCGTGCTCAAGCGGGCGCTGCCCGGCGACCGGGCGAAGGTGATCGTGGGCGCGCTGCGGCCGAAGATGCTGCGCCTGGCCTACGAGGAGGCCGACGGGGCGATCCTCAACCTGCTGACCGCGGCCGACCTGCCGAAGGTGATCGAGGCGGGGGGCGGTCCGCGGGCGGACCGTGAGACGGTGGTCAAGGTGTTCGTGTGCCCCACCGCGGACGCCGGGTACGCGCGCCGCGCGGGCCGCCGGTTCCTGGGCTGGATACTCAACCAGCGTCCGTACGCCGCGCTCTACGACTGGCTGGGCCACGGCGACCGGCTGCGCGCCTCCCGCGAGCACTACGCGCGCGGCGACTTCGCCGGGGCCGAGCGGGCGCTGCCGGAGGAACTGGTGGACCTCCTGTGGCTGCACGGCGACCCGGAGTCGTGCCGGAAGCAGATCGCCGAGTTCGTGCGTCCGCAGGTGACCACGGTGCTGCTCTACGTGGCCCAGGGGCCCGAGCTCGCGGCACGGCCGGGCCGGTTGCCGGACTTGCTCGCGGAGCTGCTTCCCCGGGACACTTGA
- a CDS encoding flavin reductase family protein, translated as MTGALDARGFKAAARTFPSGVTVVASRHRERTLAKTVSAFTTLSLDPPLISAAVGKDSPLIGLARDSGLLGVSVLRDDQRGVAEYYATSAALRAGPAPCPLLSATGAAPVLADCLSWFDCRLVAAVPGGDHTILVGRAVAVQVHGGLPLVHHDSGYRTVTAEPRPTWESRAS; from the coding sequence GTGACCGGAGCGCTCGACGCCCGCGGGTTCAAGGCCGCCGCGCGCACGTTCCCGAGCGGGGTGACGGTGGTCGCCAGCCGCCACCGCGAGCGGACCCTGGCCAAGACCGTCTCGGCCTTCACCACGTTGTCCCTCGACCCGCCCCTGATCAGCGCCGCGGTGGGCAAGGACTCGCCGCTGATCGGCCTGGCCCGCGACTCAGGGCTGCTCGGCGTGAGCGTGCTGCGCGACGACCAGCGCGGCGTCGCGGAGTACTACGCCACCTCGGCGGCCCTGCGCGCCGGCCCCGCGCCGTGCCCGCTGCTGAGCGCGACCGGGGCCGCGCCGGTCCTCGCGGACTGCCTGAGCTGGTTCGACTGCCGGCTGGTGGCGGCCGTGCCGGGCGGCGACCACACCATCCTGGTCGGCCGCGCCGTGGCGGTTCAGGTCCACGGCGGGCTGCCCCTGGTTCACCACGACAGCGGCTACCGGACGGTGACCGCCGAGCCGCGACCGACATGGGAGAGCAGAGCATCATGA
- a CDS encoding ABC transporter permease: MLRFAARRALAGVAVLWAAATLAFAALHLLPGDVADAVLGPNSGAPPQVRAQIRQDYGLDDPLPAQYLRHMAALATGDLGRSYQFGLPVSRVLADQVGPTAELAVSAAVLSVGLAFCAALATGGRGGAASAIAGGIGLLALSVPSYWLGILGLAVFSFRFGLLPAAGADGPQALVLPAITLALPLAGVLAQVIRQQLHAIGDAPFVLTARARGAGERRLLARHTLRHAGLPVVTLSGWITGALMGGAVLTETVFARPGLGRVLVTAVGSRDIPVVSALMLVSAAAFVVVNLLVDLAYLVIDPRLRASGAVT, from the coding sequence GTGCTCCGGTTCGCGGCGCGGCGCGCGCTCGCCGGGGTCGCGGTGCTGTGGGCGGCGGCCACGCTGGCCTTCGCCGCGCTGCACCTGCTGCCCGGTGACGTGGCCGACGCCGTGCTCGGCCCCAACAGCGGCGCGCCGCCGCAGGTCCGCGCGCAGATCCGGCAGGACTACGGTCTCGACGACCCGTTGCCGGCGCAGTACCTGCGGCACATGGCCGCGCTGGCGACCGGCGACCTCGGCCGGTCCTACCAGTTCGGGCTCCCGGTGTCTCGGGTGCTCGCCGACCAGGTCGGCCCCACCGCCGAGCTGGCCGTCAGCGCCGCCGTCCTGTCGGTGGGGCTGGCGTTCTGCGCGGCGCTCGCCACCGGCGGGCGGGGCGGGGCCGCGAGCGCGATCGCCGGCGGCATCGGGCTGCTCGCCCTCTCGGTGCCGTCCTACTGGCTGGGCATCCTCGGCCTCGCGGTGTTCTCCTTCCGGTTCGGGCTGCTGCCCGCGGCGGGCGCGGACGGCCCGCAGGCGCTGGTGTTGCCCGCGATCACCCTGGCGCTGCCGCTCGCCGGGGTGCTCGCCCAGGTGATACGGCAGCAGCTCCACGCGATCGGGGACGCGCCGTTCGTGCTGACCGCGCGCGCCCGCGGCGCGGGGGAGCGGAGGCTGCTGGCACGCCACACGCTGCGGCACGCCGGGCTGCCCGTGGTCACCCTGTCGGGGTGGATCACCGGTGCCCTGATGGGCGGCGCGGTGCTCACCGAGACCGTCTTCGCCCGGCCGGGGCTCGGCCGCGTCCTGGTGACGGCGGTGGGGAGCAGGGACATCCCCGTGGTCAGCGCGCTGATGCTGGTGTCGGCGGCGGCCTTCGTCGTCGTCAACCTGCTGGTGGACCTGGCCTACCTGGTGATCGACCCCCGGCTGCGCGCTTCCGGGGCCGTCACGTGA
- a CDS encoding 4-hydroxyphenylacetate 3-hydroxylase family protein, whose translation MTVTASSPASGLAPLGALDGERYRASLADGRSVWLDGRRVPDVAAHPAFAPAVDELARLLDLQHDPAHRDTLTVADPASGLRIGRGYHLPRDAGDLLALRRAAEVWMRESFGQHGRSPVFMSSVAVGLHDFHDRLAGARPEFGANAEAYHRFAAERDLVLTHALGDPQIDRSSDPVQDPDLALRVLRQDADGIVVRGAKQLTTLAPFAHEVVVYLSPSFAGRGAEDLVVWFALPLNAEGLHVLCREPLGTAPHGHSHAFAARFDEQDSMLFFDDVHVPWNRVFLLGDGGLAREGFARLNAWSQYVGQVRYRERLRTLLAVGTLLAESIGVAGFRNIQEDLGELTGYVETLDHFLAAGEATARRTDGGLLAPGPTPAAAVWAAQVSDRALRIVRNIGQSGILMQPSENDLRSPELRPFLDRYMRGKDIDVAAKSRLFRLAWELTADGFGQRQDLYEFVHRGDLARNRINLFHRHDQSETLARLRALIAEPLTPGTAS comes from the coding sequence ATGACCGTTACGGCATCATCACCGGCCTCCGGCCTCGCCCCGCTCGGAGCGCTGGACGGGGAGCGGTATAGGGCGAGCCTCGCCGACGGCCGCAGCGTGTGGCTGGACGGGCGGCGCGTCCCCGACGTCGCCGCGCACCCCGCGTTCGCGCCGGCCGTGGACGAGCTGGCCCGGCTGCTGGACCTCCAGCACGACCCGGCCCACCGCGACACGCTGACCGTGGCGGACCCGGCGAGCGGGCTGCGGATCGGGCGCGGCTACCACCTGCCCCGCGACGCCGGGGACCTCCTCGCCCTGCGCCGCGCCGCCGAGGTGTGGATGCGGGAGTCCTTCGGCCAGCACGGCCGGTCGCCCGTGTTCATGTCCTCCGTCGCCGTCGGCCTGCACGACTTCCACGACCGGCTGGCCGGGGCGCGGCCGGAGTTCGGCGCGAACGCCGAGGCCTACCACCGCTTCGCGGCCGAGCGCGACCTGGTGCTCACCCACGCGCTCGGCGACCCGCAGATCGACCGCAGCTCCGACCCCGTCCAGGATCCCGACCTCGCGCTGCGGGTGCTGCGGCAGGACGCGGACGGCATCGTCGTGCGCGGGGCCAAGCAGCTCACCACGCTGGCCCCCTTCGCCCACGAGGTGGTCGTCTACCTGTCGCCCTCGTTCGCCGGACGCGGCGCCGAGGACCTCGTCGTCTGGTTCGCGCTCCCACTGAACGCGGAGGGGCTGCACGTCCTGTGCCGGGAGCCGCTCGGGACCGCGCCCCACGGCCACTCCCACGCGTTCGCGGCCCGCTTCGACGAGCAGGACTCGATGCTGTTCTTCGACGACGTCCACGTGCCGTGGAACCGGGTCTTCCTGCTCGGCGACGGCGGCCTCGCCCGCGAGGGCTTCGCCCGGCTCAACGCCTGGAGCCAGTACGTCGGCCAGGTCCGCTACCGCGAGCGGCTGCGCACGCTGCTCGCCGTCGGCACGCTGCTCGCCGAGTCGATCGGCGTGGCCGGCTTCCGCAACATCCAGGAGGACCTCGGCGAGCTGACCGGGTACGTCGAGACGCTGGACCACTTCCTGGCCGCGGGCGAGGCCACCGCCCGGCGCACCGACGGCGGGCTGCTGGCCCCGGGCCCGACCCCGGCGGCGGCCGTCTGGGCGGCGCAGGTGTCCGACCGCGCCCTGCGGATCGTCAGGAACATCGGCCAGTCAGGCATCCTGATGCAGCCCTCGGAGAACGACCTGCGGTCCCCCGAGCTGCGCCCGTTCCTCGATCGTTACATGCGCGGCAAGGACATCGACGTCGCCGCCAAGTCGCGGCTGTTCCGCCTGGCCTGGGAGCTGACCGCCGACGGCTTCGGCCAGCGCCAGGACCTGTACGAGTTCGTCCACCGCGGAGACCTGGCCCGCAACCGGATCAACCTGTTCCACCGGCACGACCAGAGCGAGACCCTGGCACGGCTGCGGGCCCTCATCGCAGAACCGCTGACCCCCGGGACGGCGTCATGA
- a CDS encoding helix-turn-helix domain-containing protein, with product MTDLSADTPDGNPQLKEMGAFLRAHREARRPQDVGLPHTARRRTPGLRREEVAALSGVGLAWYTWLEQGRVVCSLKVLDSIAHTLGLDHVAYRHLLTLAGLLPSPAAQMPHHELAERTQRMLDLWEHSPALLLDARLDITAWNRAYTAVFSDPALIPENRRNYMWCLLGDPALRDTVVGWEEFARAVLAYFRGQTARRAGDPRTRELYATLRGDFPKFRDWWDCQGIDDLTARAVEVRPAGHVRLDLMLSSFRPVDDPEALVLVQAPRDERDRALIAGLVRERPAAADVPKTVRPGRRDHLAAMPTPP from the coding sequence ATGACCGATCTGAGCGCCGATACTCCGGACGGTAATCCACAGCTCAAGGAGATGGGGGCCTTCCTGCGGGCCCACCGCGAGGCCCGCAGGCCGCAAGACGTCGGATTGCCGCACACCGCGCGCCGGCGAACCCCCGGCCTGCGGCGCGAGGAGGTCGCCGCGCTGTCCGGGGTGGGACTCGCCTGGTACACCTGGCTGGAGCAGGGCCGGGTCGTGTGCTCGCTGAAGGTCCTGGACTCCATCGCGCACACCCTGGGGCTGGACCACGTCGCCTACCGGCACCTGCTGACCCTGGCCGGCCTGCTGCCCTCGCCCGCCGCGCAGATGCCCCACCACGAGCTGGCCGAACGCACCCAGCGGATGCTGGACCTGTGGGAGCACAGCCCGGCCCTGCTGCTCGACGCGCGCCTGGACATCACCGCGTGGAACCGCGCGTACACCGCCGTGTTCTCCGATCCCGCGCTGATCCCCGAGAACCGGCGCAACTACATGTGGTGCCTGCTGGGCGACCCCGCGCTGCGGGACACCGTCGTCGGCTGGGAGGAGTTCGCCCGGGCCGTGCTCGCCTACTTCCGCGGGCAGACCGCCCGGCGGGCGGGGGACCCGCGCACCCGGGAGCTGTACGCGACGCTGCGCGGCGACTTCCCGAAGTTCCGCGACTGGTGGGACTGCCAGGGCATCGACGACCTCACGGCGCGGGCCGTCGAGGTCCGGCCGGCCGGGCACGTCCGGCTGGACCTCATGCTGTCCTCGTTCCGGCCGGTGGACGACCCCGAGGCGCTGGTGCTCGTGCAGGCCCCGCGGGACGAGCGGGACCGCGCGCTGATCGCCGGGCTGGTCCGGGAGCGGCCGGCGGCGGCCGACGTCCCCAAGACCGTCAGACCGGGGCGCCGCGATCACCTCGCGGCGATGCCCACTCCGCCGTGA
- a CDS encoding class I SAM-dependent methyltransferase: MTETLPRARALAGYDEVSGIRQAADHDWLLSLAPAAPRSIADLGCGTGALLDEALRRWPRIEHALGVDGAPGRVLDARARLGTRATIREGDLRRLDGETGAFDLVVMSSVLHWLYPDEDQVLAWIAGHLTPGGAFLLTTHHPDLSDDGLGGEDLLAAEALELLGLDPGALREIVPMGVRARSVTAVRELLSSRFTVERGEERRVAVRTRDADEWRRFHASTWGTYFSRLAPAARQEEFFRAVGTAAARRMARQGEVYPITVRAWRCAPPQ, from the coding sequence ATGACCGAGACCCTGCCACGGGCCCGGGCGCTGGCCGGGTACGACGAGGTGAGCGGCATCCGGCAGGCGGCCGATCACGACTGGCTGCTCTCGCTCGCGCCCGCCGCGCCCCGGAGCATCGCCGACCTCGGCTGCGGCACCGGCGCGCTGCTCGACGAGGCGCTGCGCCGCTGGCCGCGGATCGAGCACGCCCTGGGGGTGGACGGCGCGCCGGGACGGGTCCTGGACGCGCGGGCCCGGCTGGGGACGCGCGCGACGATCCGCGAGGGGGACCTGCGCCGCCTCGACGGGGAGACCGGCGCGTTCGACCTGGTCGTCATGAGCTCGGTGCTGCACTGGCTCTACCCGGACGAGGACCAGGTCCTCGCGTGGATCGCCGGCCACCTGACGCCGGGCGGGGCCTTCCTGCTGACCACGCACCATCCCGATCTGAGCGACGACGGCCTCGGCGGCGAGGACCTGCTCGCCGCCGAGGCGCTGGAGCTGCTCGGCCTCGACCCCGGTGCGCTGCGCGAGATCGTCCCGATGGGCGTACGCGCCCGGTCCGTGACCGCCGTGCGCGAGCTGCTGAGCAGCCGGTTCACCGTCGAACGCGGCGAGGAACGCCGGGTCGCCGTCCGTACCCGCGACGCGGACGAGTGGCGGCGCTTCCACGCCTCCACGTGGGGCACCTACTTCAGCCGGCTGGCGCCCGCCGCCCGGCAGGAGGAGTTCTTCCGCGCGGTCGGCACGGCCGCCGCGCGGCGCATGGCCCGGCAGGGCGAGGTCTATCCCATCACCGTGCGCGCCTGGCGGTGCGCGCCCCCTCAGTGA
- a CDS encoding ABC transporter substrate-binding protein: MRLRGPILALAVCVLLASCSTAGASGSGGGAPRAGGTLTFTTDIEPDVFDPHVSPADITGVIMRNVLDSLVAEDRDGSFKPWLATSWKISPDGRSYTFRLREDVTFTDGTPFDAAAVKANLDRVVAPATKSRYAAVLIGPYQSAEVADPHTVTVRLKRPYAPFLHALSTTYLGIYSPKALREHAADLAAGGPQNVGSGPFLLASRVKGQQAVFTRNPAYDWAPGTARHRGPAYLDKLVIGFLPENATRVGAVGSGQSDVADFLPAGQVRSLAGRPGLRVLSHESPGLVYSYYLNTERPPFDRREARLAVRAAIDTALITKAVFAGQYRPAWSPLSPSTPAYDATVENTWPYRPGEADRLLDGLGWTGRDTDGYRTKDGKRFAITLLYVPAYTKAERRTYDTAVQDALRKVGVQLTLKPLDGAAYTPIRDRGDYDIIAFAWGGSEPDLLRTVFHSASRLADGGANGARVHDPEIDAWLDRAAATTDRAARADLYAKVQRKVIAEGYSVPAFVASRQLAVRDRARDVGFDTSAWPLFYDAWVTGR; this comes from the coding sequence GTGCGACTCCGTGGCCCGATCCTCGCCCTGGCGGTGTGCGTGCTCCTGGCCTCCTGCTCCACCGCCGGGGCGAGCGGGTCCGGCGGCGGCGCGCCCCGGGCGGGCGGCACGCTGACCTTCACCACCGACATCGAACCCGACGTGTTCGACCCGCACGTCAGCCCGGCCGACATCACCGGCGTGATCATGCGCAACGTCCTGGACTCCCTGGTGGCGGAGGACCGCGACGGGTCCTTCAAACCCTGGCTGGCCACCTCGTGGAAGATCTCGCCCGACGGCCGCTCCTACACCTTCCGCCTGCGCGAGGACGTCACGTTCACCGACGGCACCCCGTTCGACGCCGCCGCGGTCAAGGCCAACCTCGACCGGGTCGTCGCCCCCGCCACCAAGTCCCGGTACGCGGCGGTGCTCATCGGCCCCTACCAGAGCGCCGAGGTGGCGGACCCGCACACCGTGACGGTGCGGCTCAAGCGGCCGTACGCGCCGTTCCTGCACGCCCTCAGCACCACCTACCTCGGCATCTACTCGCCCAAGGCGCTGCGCGAGCACGCCGCCGACCTGGCGGCGGGCGGGCCGCAGAACGTCGGCAGCGGGCCCTTCCTGCTGGCCTCCCGGGTGAAGGGGCAGCAGGCCGTCTTCACCCGCAACCCCGCCTACGACTGGGCGCCCGGCACCGCCCGGCACCGCGGCCCCGCCTACCTCGACAAGCTCGTGATCGGCTTCCTGCCGGAGAACGCCACCCGGGTCGGCGCCGTCGGCTCCGGCCAGAGCGACGTCGCCGACTTCCTGCCCGCCGGGCAGGTCCGGTCCCTGGCGGGACGGCCGGGGCTGCGCGTCCTGAGCCACGAGTCCCCGGGGCTGGTCTACTCCTACTACCTCAACACCGAACGGCCGCCGTTCGACCGGCGCGAGGCCCGGCTCGCCGTCCGCGCCGCCATCGACACCGCCCTGATCACCAAGGCCGTCTTCGCCGGGCAGTACCGGCCGGCCTGGTCCCCGCTCAGCCCCTCGACACCGGCCTACGACGCGACCGTGGAGAACACCTGGCCCTACCGTCCGGGCGAGGCGGACCGCCTGCTGGACGGGCTCGGCTGGACCGGGCGCGACACCGACGGCTACCGCACCAAGGACGGCAAGAGGTTCGCCATCACCCTGCTCTACGTGCCCGCCTACACCAAGGCCGAGCGGCGCACCTACGACACCGCCGTCCAGGACGCGCTGCGCAAGGTCGGCGTGCAGCTGACGCTCAAGCCCCTCGACGGGGCCGCCTACACGCCGATCCGCGACCGCGGCGACTACGACATCATCGCCTTCGCCTGGGGCGGCTCGGAACCGGACCTGCTGCGCACCGTCTTCCACTCCGCGAGCCGCCTCGCCGACGGCGGCGCCAACGGCGCCCGGGTACACGACCCGGAGATCGACGCCTGGCTCGACCGGGCCGCCGCGACCACCGACCGGGCGGCGCGCGCCGACCTGTACGCCAAGGTCCAGCGCAAGGTCATCGCCGAGGGGTACTCGGTGCCCGCGTTCGTCGCGAGCCGCCAGCTCGCCGTCCGGGACCGCGCGCGCGACGTCGGCTTCGACACCTCCGCCTGGCCGCTGTTCTACGACGCCTGGGTCACCGGGCGGTGA
- the asnB gene encoding asparagine synthase (glutamine-hydrolyzing), whose amino-acid sequence MCGIAGWVDYGRDLRAEENVIRAMTDTMIHRGPDGGDVWLSRHAAFGHRRLAVIDIEGGAQPMAVGDAADDTQVVITYGGEIYNFTELRAELAARGHSFGTRSDTEVVLRAYLEWGDSAVERLNGMFAFAIWDTRTQELLLARDRLGVKPLYYAVAGGRLLFGSEPKALLAGPLRAEVDAEGLAELFAVPTAPTPGRTVYRGMEQLRPGHVIRFSRSGVRTTRYWTLSSHSHPDDLDATARHVRDLLADAVRRQLVSDVPIGMLLSGGLDSSALTALAVTESGAPDKLPTFSVEFPPTEEPQRLGQWNRAADLPYAREVATALGTAHIGVLVDGGGLLRHGGIGLTSRDRPGWGEPDTSLYLLSRGVREHVTVALSGDVSDEIFGGYPFFRGITTAPSAPLESFPWAPPGLPATADLLLPEVARAVRPQEYARERLREALAEVPHASGEEPEERRAREITYLALTRWLPALLDRTDRMSMAASLEVRVPFADHRLIEYLWNVPWRFKTAGGSPKGLLGLALADLLPQSVLRRAKSGYPASSSPAFYAEMRAQVDDLLSRDAPVFQLADRAKIARWVRNDTILPGPRAAPHPTGGLDFLLTLDRWLTSYQVSLR is encoded by the coding sequence ATGTGCGGCATAGCGGGATGGGTGGACTACGGCCGCGACCTGCGGGCCGAGGAGAACGTCATCCGGGCCATGACCGACACGATGATCCACCGGGGGCCGGACGGCGGTGACGTGTGGCTGTCCCGGCACGCCGCGTTCGGACATCGCCGCCTGGCCGTCATCGACATCGAAGGCGGAGCCCAGCCGATGGCGGTCGGCGACGCGGCGGACGACACCCAGGTCGTGATCACCTACGGCGGCGAGATCTACAACTTCACCGAACTGCGCGCCGAACTCGCCGCCCGCGGTCACAGCTTCGGCACCCGGTCCGACACCGAGGTGGTGCTGCGCGCCTACCTGGAGTGGGGCGATTCCGCGGTCGAACGGCTGAACGGCATGTTCGCCTTCGCCATCTGGGACACGCGAACCCAGGAACTCCTGCTCGCCCGCGACCGGCTGGGCGTCAAACCCCTCTACTACGCGGTGGCCGGAGGACGGCTGCTGTTCGGCTCGGAACCGAAGGCGCTGCTGGCGGGCCCGCTGCGCGCCGAGGTCGACGCCGAGGGGCTCGCCGAACTGTTCGCCGTGCCCACCGCGCCCACCCCCGGGCGCACCGTCTACCGCGGGATGGAGCAGCTCCGTCCGGGCCACGTCATCCGCTTCTCCCGCTCCGGCGTCCGGACCACCCGGTACTGGACGCTCTCCTCGCACTCCCACCCCGACGACCTCGACGCCACGGCCCGGCACGTGCGCGACCTGCTCGCCGACGCGGTGCGGCGGCAACTGGTCAGCGACGTCCCGATCGGCATGCTGCTGTCCGGCGGCCTGGACTCCAGCGCCCTCACCGCGCTGGCCGTCACCGAGTCGGGGGCACCTGACAAGCTCCCGACCTTCTCCGTGGAGTTCCCGCCGACCGAGGAACCGCAGCGGCTCGGCCAGTGGAACCGCGCCGCCGACCTGCCCTACGCCCGCGAGGTCGCGACCGCGCTCGGCACCGCGCACATCGGCGTGCTGGTCGACGGCGGCGGCCTGCTCCGGCACGGCGGGATCGGGCTGACCTCCCGGGACCGGCCCGGCTGGGGCGAACCCGACACCTCCCTCTACCTGCTCTCCCGCGGCGTCCGCGAGCACGTCACCGTCGCCCTGTCCGGCGACGTCTCCGACGAGATCTTCGGCGGGTACCCGTTCTTCCGCGGCATCACCACCGCTCCGAGCGCGCCGCTGGAGTCCTTCCCCTGGGCGCCCCCCGGCCTGCCGGCCACCGCCGACCTGCTCCTCCCCGAGGTCGCCAGGGCCGTGCGTCCCCAGGAGTACGCCCGGGAGCGGCTGCGCGAGGCGCTGGCGGAGGTGCCGCACGCCTCCGGCGAGGAGCCCGAGGAGCGGCGCGCCCGGGAGATCACCTACCTCGCGCTGACCCGGTGGCTGCCCGCGCTGCTCGACCGCACGGACCGGATGAGCATGGCGGCGAGCCTGGAGGTCCGGGTGCCGTTCGCCGACCACCGCCTCATCGAGTACCTGTGGAACGTCCCCTGGCGGTTCAAGACCGCGGGTGGGAGCCCCAAGGGCCTGCTCGGCCTCGCGCTGGCCGACCTGCTCCCGCAGAGCGTGCTCCGCCGCGCCAAGAGCGGCTACCCCGCCAGCTCCTCGCCGGCCTTCTACGCCGAGATGCGCGCCCAGGTGGACGACCTGCTCTCGCGTGACGCGCCGGTCTTCCAGCTCGCCGACCGCGCCAAGATCGCACGCTGGGTGCGCAACGACACGATCCTGCCCGGCCCGCGCGCCGCGCCCCACCCCACCGGCGGGCTCGACTTCCTCCTCACCCTCGACCGGTGGCTCACCTCCTACCAGGTGAGCCTGCGGTGA